Proteins from a genomic interval of Colletotrichum higginsianum IMI 349063 chromosome 6, whole genome shotgun sequence:
- a CDS encoding Transcription factor codes for MSSSSKPRQPRLRASCDGCFLAKVKCSKARPICSRCLACGLECRYSPSSRAGKPKSDHSAPSHANTVHMDMTDLSPIMDEKNLMFGQHPGMYKMEPGWHTPTSMEGAMSRNPSISSGLAMLGVDDTTPRDHQDPTADMYGGGMPWTPPTDFSAAPYPDMTMAGAHMNPHHGRSQSMDMAMAAHMAAAPWGDPTQHDMMPYTAMPTPSNMAAAAYFPSPSTTPNMRPAVRHKSSSSGGSGSCNCFTVCLQSLQALHNASSPQAPPFDLVLSLNRKAVEGCAAMLSCNRCMSRSGTHTSAMLLATVIGKITSFYKNASHTYFENGMVPQVNQLSPGGGLGVSLGAYTLGGEDGRWLELEILNRELRKLEEVYAQFRDVCADLSEDPEVSKAMIGYLGHNLGTTLEVVSHRRGDMSYA; via the coding sequence ATGTCTTCCAGCTCCAAGCCCCGACAACCCCGACTTCGGGCCTCCTGCGATGGGTGCTTCTTGGCCAAGGTCAAATGCTCCAAAGCAAGGCCAATCTGCTCCAGATGCCTCGCTTGCGGTCTCGAATGTCGTTACTCCCCCTCAAGCAGAGCCGGCAAGCCAAAGTCGGACCACAGCGCGCCGAGCCATGCCAACACCGTCCACATGGACATGACCGATCTATCTCCTATCATGGACGAGAAGAACCTGATGTTCGGCCAGCACCCCGGCATGTACAAGATGGAGCCCGGTTGGCATACTCCCACAAGCATGGAGGGCGCCATGAGCAGAAACCCCTCCATATCTTCTGGGCTTGCCatgctcggcgtcgacgacacAACCCCCAGAGACCACCAAGATCCGACTGCAGACATGTACGGAGGCGGCATGCCTTGGACACCTCCTACAGACTTCTCCGCAGCGCCGTATCCCGACATGACGATGGCCGGCGCACACATGAACCCCCACCACGGGCGCTCTCAGTCCATGGATATGGCCATGGCAGCTCAtatggcggcggcgccgtgggGAGATCCCACTCAGCACGACATGATGCCTTACACAGCCATGCCCACACCGAGCaacatggcggcggcggcttaCTTTCCTAGTCCCTCCACCACACCCAACATGCGCCCGGCTGTCAGACACAagtcttcgtcctcggggGGCAGCGGTTCTTGCAATTGCTTTACCGTTTGCCTGCAGTCACTGCAAGCCTTGCACAACGCCTCATCTCCACAAGCGCCTCCCTTTGATCTTGTGCTCTCTCTCAACCGCAAGGCTGTCGAGGGTTGCGCCGCCATGCTTTCCTGCAACAGATGCATGAGCCGCTCGGGCACCCACACATCCGCCATGCTTCTGGCCACCGTCATCGGCAAGATCACAAGCTTTTACAAGAACGCCAGTCACACCTACTTTGAGAACGGCATGGTGCCCCAGGTCAACCAGCTCAGTCCCGGGGGCGGGCTCGGCGTCAGCCTTGGTGCGTACACGTTGGGTGGTGAGGATGGCAGATGgctcgagctcgagatcCTGAACCGTGAGCTGCGCAAGCTGGAGGAGGTCTACGCGCAATTCCGCGACGTCTGCGCCGATCTCTCGGAAGACCCCGAAGTCAGCAAAGCCATGATTGGCTACCTCGGCCATAATCTTGGCACGACACTCGAGGTCGTCAGCCATCGCAGAGGGGACATGAGCTATGCTTAG
- a CDS encoding CMR1 protein has product MVFCAYCGKSFTRKEHLERHIPSHTNVKPHRCSACQLSFARRDLLQRHHSTYHEARDPMEPLPGGVPTVAGRTPIACQNCANAKTGCDKRVPCSRCAEKNLPCAARFARRSSKAAVRAAQASAAFQQQMMPTVPQPPQAAQPVAFMDLDPSMPKQDSPGKIPSGSPMTTMDPRMMEGPMKKSSPTQSHRSSDDFPSPHSRVDGLDEFMLNNDFITPDTNYQDMMVWPDYPIELDMYSGQLPISRPDMSIPSFPELSDMSSSSASEAMTASSSRGSIHTRSTSIMSTADFDTTMKPAEPALGMLSEATIPEFEVVIAAEDSWPLARCNPPIYSGTCPRTAIVHLECLERKSKEDGTWSSLEKYLENVDWDTTDASVVPLTSRTRDRMLAITQSFLQKALDIHRSGLNNGYSKTGYATPSEFNFIVLPPTKILEYFLRSYVRSLQYYYPLIVAGCVDPNEMLLNNQASTLLLLLMIAQGASAVPMAEARYLAAGLTETCRISLFDIIEKDVELSADPVALRCALLFTLQGAWSGDKWLMDIAMGQRGMYLSMLKHAGMLEPQPSMIPTLNSTTSTELQWRAWLHREMQNRLVYNWVMCDQELSLFHDTPPQLAITDLQCPLPSPEALWLASNSEQWFANAQGLYGCTANVNPQLLSSPSLTPSLCELFQDFLHDNLSRRQAGLSPQQLRLLLHPLQSLLCHLRQMLSCFSDVLSTRRATSRTITKSSTMLRLEEVQALLQKWYELTMSFHKSNPNCTTTRCNLVLYHLISLNAVTNFPEIERLARRDGFDGSYWELSLRHKRCIYNREEAIFHSGQVMRLLRSMPADRRPCWWPAGVYRATLILWADSVARLDPNFQKTQAQQQQQQQQQQSSSPTSQHQSASPEHLSGAGTSNAATSGQLGSGSIVAIDQVTPEDPALISYLWSGGDGIALLTRRDGTTLGLDKPVEVINYGVMAIEEGVTCRIGDGIRRKLITLNNNWNVDSLATTAAA; this is encoded by the exons ATGGTCTTCTGCGCATACTGTGGGAAGTCCTTCACCAGGAAGGAACACTTGGAAAGACACATCCCCAGCC ATACCAACGTCAAACCTCATCGCTGCAGTGCTTGCCAGCTTTCCTTCGCACGACG CGATCTACTCCAGAGACATCACTCGACATACCATGAGGCACGAGACCCTATGGAGCCGTTGCCCGGTGGTGTACCTACAGTGGCAGGCCGAACACCCATCGCTTGCCAGAACTGTGCCAACGCAAAGACGGGTTGTGACAAGAGGGTGCCCTGTTCGCGGTGCGCCGAGAAGAACCTGCCTTGCGCCGCAAGGTTCGCGCGGCGGTCATCCAAAGCAGCCGTCAGGGCTGCGCAGGCCAGCGCTGCTTTTCAACAACAGATGATGCCCACTGTCCCCCAGCCTCCTCAAGCCGCCCAGCCCGTTGCCTTCATGGACCTAGACCCGTCCATGCCCAAGCAGGACTCCCCGGGCAAGATTCCCTCTGGATCTCCCATGACAACCATGGATCCTCGCATGATGGAAGGGCCCATGAAGAAGAGCTCCCCGACCCAGTCACATCGCAGCTCCGACGACTTCCCGTCACCCCACAGTCGGGTTGATGGGCTCGATGAGTTCATGCTGAACAACGACTTCATCACGCCCGACACCAACTACCAGGATATGATGGTCTGGCCCGATTACCCCATCGAGCTCGACATGTACTCCGGCCAGCTGCCCATTTCGCGCCCGGATATGTCGATACCGAGTTTCCCGGAGCTGAGCGATatgtcgtcgagctcggcatcggaggccatgacggcctcgtcgtcgcggggATCCATCCACACCAGAAGCACCAGCATCATGTCCACGGCCGACTTTGACACCACGATGAAGCCGGCAGAGCCTGCCCTGGGCATGCTGAGCGAGGCGACGATCCCAGAATTTGAAGTCGTcatcgcggccgaggatTCGTGGCCGCTCGCCCGTTGCAACCCGCCCATCTACTCGGGCACTTGTCCGAGAACGGCCATCGTCCATTTGGAATGCCTGGAAAGGAAGTCCAAAGAGGACGGCACGTGGAGCTCGCTGGAGAAGTACCTTGAAAATGTCGACTGGGACACCACGGATGCTTCCGTCGTCCCCCTTACGTCGCGCACCCGCGACCGGATGCTGGCCATCACGCAGTCGTTTCTCCAGAAGGCGCTCGACATCCACCGCAGCGGCTTGAACAACGGGTACTCCAAGACGGGATATGCCACGCCCAGCGAGTTCAACTTCATCGTCCTCCCTCCCACCAAGATCCTCGAATACTTCCTCCGTAGCTACGTCCGCAGCCTGCAGTACTACTACCCTCTCATCGTCGCCGGTTGTGTCGACCCCAACGAGATGCTACTCAACAATCAGGCCTCGACGCTGTTACTCCTGTTGATGATCGCCCAGGGCGCCTCCGCCGTGCCGATGGCCGAAGCTCGCTACCTAGCCGCCGGCCTGACAGAGACATGTCGCATCTCGCTCTTCGACATTATCGAGAAGGACGTCGAGCTGTCGGCCGACCCCGTAGCCTTGAGATGCGCGTTGCTTTTCACGCTGCAAGGTGCCTGGAGCGGTGACAAGTGGTTGATGGACATCGCCATGGGCCAGAGGGGGATGTACTTATCG ATGCTGAAACACGCCGGCATGTTGGAGCCCCAACCGTCCATGATTCCGACCCTGAATAGCACAACAAGCACCGAGCTGCAATGGCGCGCATGGCTTCATCGCGAGATGCAGAACAGGCTCGTCTACAACTGGGTTATGTGCGACCAGGAGCTCAGCCTGTTCCACGACACGCCGCCTCAGCTGGCCATCACCGATCTCCAATGCCCTCTCCCCAGTCCCGAGGCCCTTTGGCTCGCGTCTAACTCGGAGCAATGGTTTGCCAACGCCCAGGGCCTATATGGCTGCACTGCGAATGTCAACCCGCAACTCCTATCGAGCCCTTCTCTTACCCCCTCACTCTGCGAGCTCTTCCAGGATTTTCTCCACGACAACCTTTCCCGTCGCCAGGCCGGCCTCTCGCCCCAGCAGcttcgtctcctccttcacccTCTTCAGTCTCTGCTATGCCATCTGCGACAGATGCTCTCATGCTTTTCCGATGTGCTCTCCACCAGACGGGCAACATCAAGGACCATCACCAAGTCGAGCACCATGCTCCGCCTCGAGGAAGTCCAGGCGCTTCTCCAGAAGTGGTACGAGCTGACCATGTCATTCCACAAGAGCAACCCTAACTGCACCACCACGCGCTGCAACCTGGTCCTCTACCACCTCATCTCCCTCAACGCCGTCACCAACTTCCCCGAGATCGAGCGCCTCGCCCGTCgcgacggcttcgacggcTCTTACTGGGAGCTAAGCTTGCGCCACAAGCGCTGCATCTACAAccgcgaggaggccatcTTCCACTCCGGCCAGGTCATGCGCCTCTTGCGGTCCATGCCTGCCGACCGCCGCCCATGCTGGTGGCCTGCCGGTGTCTACCGCGCCACTCTCATCCTCTGGGCCGACAGTGTCGCGCGTCTCGATCCCAACTTCCAAAAGACCCAGgcgcaacaacagcaacaacaacaacagcagcagtcATCGTCGCCTACGTCCCAACACCAGAGCGCCAGCCCCGAACACCTCAGCGGCGCAGGTACCTCCAACGCGGCCACGAGCGGGCAgctcggcagcggcagcatcgTTGCCATCGATCAGGTCACGCCGGAGGATCCCGCCCTCATTTCGTACCTGTGGAGCGGaggcgacggcatcgccctcCTCACCCGCCGCGACGGCACCACGCTGGGCCTGGATAAGCCCGTCGAGGTCATTAATTACGGCGTAATGGCCATCGAGGAGGGTGTCACCTGCCGTATCGGCGATGGCATCAGACGCAAGCTCATCACCCTCAACAACAACTGGAACGTTGACAGCCTGGCCACTACGGCAGCCGCATGA
- a CDS encoding Glycosyl hydrolase family 61 produces MIVWKYAFLASAALRTVDAHGTVNGIMADGVFYEGYSPQMQFKQPPPQVVGWSIPQDLSNGFVAVDKYADPDIICHVGAEPAPIAAKVTAGSNLTVFWTADWPESHHGPMMDYLAPCNGDCAGVNKADLQFFKIDAVGLVDGTKAPGRWGSDDMLANNRSWTMTIPAGIAAGQYVLRHETIALHEAGREGGAQNYPQCVSIDVQGGGSEKPPGVRATELYRANDEGIKFNIYKDNLEYSIPGPPVLGGQPQQQPQPQPPQNPTRRRRRVAVVY; encoded by the exons ATGATTGTCTGGAAATACGCCTTCTTGGCTTCTGCTGCACTTCGGACCGTCGATGCTCATGGCACAGTGAATGGTATCATGGCAGATGGGGTCTT CTATGAGGGTTACAGTCCGCAGATGCAGTTCAAGCAACCCCCGCCACAGGTCGTGGGTTGGTCCATCCCCCAGGACCTGTCCAacggcttcgtcgccgtcgacaagtACGCAGACCCGGACATCATCTGCCACGTCGGGGCAGAGCCAgcgcccatcgccgccaaggtGACGGCGGGCTCGAACCTGACCGTCTTCTGGACCGCCGACTGGCCCGAGTCACACCACGGGCCGATGATGGACTACCTGGCCCCTTGCAACGGCGACTGCGCCGGTGTCAACAAGGCGGACCTGCAGTTCTTCAAGATTGACGCCGtcgggctcgtcgacggcaccaAGGCGCCCGGGCGGTGGGGCTCGGATGACATGCTCGCCAACAACCGGTCATGGACCATGACGATCCCGGCCGGCATCGCGGCCGGCCAGTACGTGCTCCGCCACGAGACCATCGCGCTGCACGAGGcgggccgcgagggcggcgcgcaGAACTACCCGCAGTGCGTCAGCATCGACGTCCAGGGCGGCGGGTCCGAGAAGCCCCCGGGCGTCAGGGCGACGGAGCTATACAGGGCCAACGACGAGGGCATCAAGTTCAACATTTACAAGGACAACCTTGAGTACTCCATCCCCGGACCGCCGGTGTTGGGCgggcagccgcagcagcagccgcagccgcagccgccgcagAATCCTACgcgccggcggaggagggtAGCCGTTGTCTACTGA
- a CDS encoding Ribosomal protein S18: MPPRLPFFSAVKAPSAFFPQIARPFSSTPAVAKSSDPISNLLNLDEKPKVHSTDRIRGLIKTGKARIDGVAAARKLTMLESLREKKVSDDYVKQMPRRWNAGEIYAPHDLSPVEMEKWRKSKRPNVDVVDLLGLNPLDHYRNFSIISEYMTPFGQIEHSKFTGLRPVNQRRMAKAIRRAIGMGIHPSVHHHPELLKKRFRLNASWK; the protein is encoded by the exons ATGCCTCCCAGATTACCATTTTTCTCAGCCGTCAAGGCTCCGAGTGCCTTCTTCCCCCAGATCGCACGGCCCTTCTCATCAACTCCCGCCGTTGCCA AGTCGTCTGACCCGATATCGAACCTTTTGaacctcgacgagaagcccAAGGTTCACTCGACCGACCGCATCCGTGGCCTCATCAAAACAGGCAAAGCGCGCATCGATGGGGTGGCGGCCGCCCGCAAGCTCACCATGCTCGAGTCCCTCCGCGAGAAGAAGGTCAGCGACGACTACGTCAAGCAGATGCCGCGCCGCTGGAACGCCGGTGAAATCTACGCGCCGCACGACCTGAGTCCTGTCGAGATGGAGAAGTGGCGCAAGTCGAAGCGACCCaatgtcgatgtcgtcgacctcCTGGGCCTGAACCCCCTGGACCACTACAGG AACTTCTCTATTATATCCGAGTACATGACCCCGTTTGGACAGATTGAGCATTCCAAGTTCACGGGACTGCGGCCCGTGAACCAGAGGAGGATGGCGAAGGCCATCAGGAGGGCGATTGGCATGGGTATCCACCCTAGTGTGCACCATCACCCCGAGCTGCTGAAGAAGAGATTCCGTCTCAATGCGTCGTGGAAATAG
- a CDS encoding Short chain dehydrogenase → MAPSATENTAAQLSGGYDAARPFVGKVALITGSGRGIGRGIALELGKRGANVVVNYASSASAAEEVVAEIQKHGSKAVALKADISKPAQVVDLFDRAVAHFGRMDFVISNSGKEVWCPEEEVTEELFQNIFDLNTRGQFFVAQQGLKHCGRGGRILLTSSIAAQMGGIPNHALYAGSKAAVEGFTRAFAVDCGAKGITVNAIAPGGVKTDMYDENSWHYVPNGYKGMPIEIIDQGLANMNPLKRVGVPADVGKVVASLCHSDCEWINGQVIKVTGGGT, encoded by the exons ATGGCGCCCTCAGCGACTGAGAACACCGCTGCCCAGCTGTCGGGCGGGTACGATGCGGCCCGGCCCTTCGTCGGCAAGGTCGCCCTGATCACCGGCTCCGGCCGCGGTATCGGCCGCggcatcgccctcgagctcggcaagcgcggcgccaacgtcgtcgtcaactacgcctcgtccgcctccgccgccgaggaggtcgtcgccgagatccAGAAGCACGGctccaaggccgtcgccctcaaggccgacATCAGCAAGCCCGCccaggtcgtcgacctcttcgaccgcgccgtcgcccactTCGGCCGCATGGACTTTGTCATCTCCAACTCGGGCAAGGAGGTCTGGTGCCCCGAGGAGGAAGTCACCGAGGAGCTCTTCCAGAACATCTTCGACCTCAACACCCGTGGCCAGTTCTTCGTCGCCCAGCAGGGCCTCAAGCACTGcggacgcggcggccgcatcctcctcacctcctccatcgccgcccagaTGGGTGGCATCCCCAACCACGCCCTGTACGCCGGCTCCAAGGCCGCTGTTGAGGGCTTCACCCgcgccttcgccgtcgactGCGGCGCCAAGGGCATCACCGTTAACGCCATCGCCCCCGGCGGTGTCAAGACCGACATGTACGACGAGAACTCGTGGCACTACGTCCCCAACGGCTACAAGGGCATGCCCATCGAGATCATCGACCAGGGCCTCGCCAACATGAACCCCCTCAAGCGTGTCGGTGTTcccgccgacgtcggcaaGGTTGTTGCCTCCCTCTGCCACTCCGACTGCGAGTGGATCAACG GCCAAGTCATCAAGGTCACCGGTGGCGGCACATAA
- a CDS encoding U3 small nucleolar ribonucleoprotein IMP3: MVRKLKYHEQKLLRKHDFITYKQDGDHRDASVVRRYMIQKPEDYHKYNRLCGSIRQLAHRISLMPPENAARRKHEKLLLDKLYDMGVLSTASKLSAVEHNVTVSAFARRRLPVVMTRLRMAETVQAATKLIEQGHVRVGTETCVDPAFLVTRSMEDFVTWTVGSKVKRNIMKYRDKLDDFELL; encoded by the exons ATGGTCCGCAAACTCAAGTATCACGAGCAGAAGCTTCTGCGGAAGCACGACTTTATTACATACAAACAG GATGGCGATCACCGCGATGCTTCAGTG GTTCGCCGATACATGATCCAGAAGCCCGAAGATTAT CACAAATACAACAGACTATGCGGC TCCATCCGTCAGCTGGCACACAGAATCAGTCTCATGCCCCCGGAAAATGCGGCCCGCCGAAAGCACGAGAAGCTGCTCCTCGACAAATTGTACGACATGGGCGTTCTGTCTACGGCCTCGAAGCTTTCGGCCGTCGAGCACAACGTCACCGTCAGCGCGTTTGCGAGACGGCGTCTCCCCGTTGTCATGACTCGCCTCCG CATGGCCGAGACAGTACAGGCAGCGACGAAGCTCATCGAACAAGGACACGTGCGTGTCGGTACGGAAACGTGCGTCGATCCGGCCTTCCTGGTCACCCGCAGCATGGAGGACTTCGTCACATGGACTGTGGGCAGCAAGGTCAAGCGGAACATCATGAAGTATCGCGACAAGCTGGACGACTTTGAGCTGTTGTAA
- a CDS encoding Pentatricopeptide repeat domain-containing protein yields the protein MRAQIARHVSRRVLIPNGCVPACSILSRPACRRTQLPVASTISLSRRTPRRTFFGILQKPPRQIKKPEYEPGWPAVLTWRNHLLESVRPPARTDLVQALRDLFGYKLRYNVVVNSTQALHCRNLLRYLVENKDDEPGPGLTLADLTTIREALLKLPKEDTKDHLEFSRLLYDVIKAERALDPTDPGAAEDFESYLVALTLFGASTEALAVLQDHWTRLPEAARSNAQNLWVNVLQGLAEEGHEAELVAAVVKAEEFGLPFSSSIHEVITVFYAKKDNVLETKKWFLRPILNHEQPSPRTFKEILHFSVRTNQRGWTAPIFKKLVDANPSKGHWDVIYQWAVLSMGKGLDDIKGMFDVVARYNPDDSSVLPDTETINGLLEVAIEKNDPYLADRLVSFSSELGIRPDATTYLLQMDFKIRAKDLAGARAAYMQLPKTEVSGEDDLPLVNRYLQALCYQTKLDFKAIREMLDILEERVATLDPETVVALCTVFLKNDQQFEVMDTLSLNVFQHSNEQRRSVRDAFVAYCLDKKNSTARVWDAYSILRQYFQETSVESRVQLMNAFFDRNRPDMAIHVFGHMRQHVNPTFHPTSDVYVQCFEGMGRCPDLDSLGLVHNMLKMDTKIQPSTKMFNALMIAYGACQKPSLGLEFWQDIVRSAEGPSYNSLEIVFFLCEIKAFGDQIARDIWNKIEKMEIDVPPAVFAAYCGGLAGNGNLQEVQSTIRTMKRAVGYGPDAMTLGIPFNALPGQGLQRDFEAWAKKQFPEEWAEVEKFRYYYTAEKLKRFKLQRVLKA from the exons ATGAGGGCGCAAATAGCCCGCCATGTCTCCCGACGGGTACTCATTCCAAATGGATGCGTTCCCGCTTGCTCGATTCTCTCTCGGCCAGCCTGCCGGCGTACTCAGCTCCCGGTAGCATCGACGATATCATTATCCCGACGAACCCCGCGCCGGACGTTCTTCGGCATCCTGCAGAAGCCCCCGAGACAGATCAAGAAGCCAGAGTATGAGCCCGGGTGGCCGGCGGTCCTGACGTGGAGAAACCACCTTCTGGAGAGCGTACGGCCACCGGCGAGGACGGATCTGGTTCAAGCGCTTCGGGATCTGTTTGGCTACAAGCTGCGCTacaacgtcgtcgtcaacagTACCCAAGCGCTGCACTGCCGGAATTTGTTGAGATATCTGGTCGAGAACAAGGACGATGAGCCGGGGCCGGGGTTGACATTGGCCGACTTGACGACTATACGGGAGGCGCTGTTGAAGCTGCCAAAAGAAGATACCAAAGACCATCTGGAGTTCTCCAGGCTCTTGTATGATGTCATCAAGGCGGAAAGGGCACTGGATCCGACAGATCCTGGCGCCGCTGAAGATTTCGAGTCGTACCTGGTCGCTTTGACGTTATTCGGCGCATCAACCGAAGCTCTCGCTGTTTTGCAAGATCACTGGACCCGGCTACCAGAGGCAGCACGATCGAACGCGCAGAACCTTTGGGTCAACGTCCTGCAGGGTCTGGCGGAGGAAGGACACGAGGCAGAGCTGGTCGCTGCTGTCGTAAAAGCCGAGGAGTTTGGGCTACCTTTTTCGTCCAGCATTCATGAGGTCATCACAGTCTTCTACGCAAAGAAGGACAACGTTTTGGAAACGAAAAAGTGGTTTCTGAGGCCGATCCTGAACCACGAACAACCGAGCCCTAGAACGTTCAAAGAGATTCTACACTTCTCGGTCCGAACCAACCAACGTGGCTGGACTGCACCAATCTtcaagaagctcgtcgacgcgAATCCGAGCAAGGGGCACTGGGACGTCATCTACCAGTGGGCAGTACTATCCATGGGAAAGGGACTTGATGATATCAAGGGCATGTTTGATGTCGTTGCCCGCTATAACCCCGATGACAGCTCTGTCCTTCCGGACACAGAGACCATCAACGGTCTCCTGGAGGTTGCGATTGAGAAGAACGATCCGTACCTGGCGGACAGACTCGTTTCGTTCTCCAGCGAGCTCGGCATTCGGCCCGATGCGACGACATATCTTCTCCAAATGGACTTCAAGATCCGGGCAAAAGACTTGGCTGGAGCAAGGGCAGCATACATGCAGCTCCCTAAGACAGAAGTCAGCGGGGAGGATGATCTACCCCTGGTTAACAGGTACCTCCAGGCGCTGTGCTACCAGACGAAACTGGATTTCAAGGCGATACGCGAGATGCTGGATATCCTGGAGGAACGTGTCGCGACGCTGGACCCAGAGACAGTGGTCGCATTGTGCACCGTTTTCCTCAAAAACGACCAGCAGTTTGAGGTCATGGACACACTGTCGCTCAACGTATTCCAGCACAGCAACGAACAACGGCGGTCCGTCAGGGACGCCTTTGTGGCGTACTGCTTGGACAAGAAGAACAGCACTGCAAGGGTTTGGGATGCCTACTCTATCTTGCGACAATACTTCCAGGAAACCAGCGTCGAGAGTCGCGTTCAGCTCATGAACGCCTTCTTCGACCGCAACCGGCCCGATATGGCAATTCACGTCTTTGGTCACATGCGTCAGCATGTCAACCCAACGTTCCACCCGACTAGCGATGTCTACGTGCAATGTTTCGAGGGCATGGGCCGGTGTCCCGATCTGGACAGCCTCGGACTAGTTCACAACATGTTGAAGATGGATACCAAGATTCAACCAAGCACCAAGATGTTTAACGCCCTGATGATTGCCTACGGAGCATGCCAAAAACCAAGTCTCGGGCTGGAGTTCTGGCAGGACATCGTCCGGTCAGCAGAAGGCCCATCATACAACAGTCTCGAGATCGTGTTCTTCCTCTGCGAAATCAAGGCCTTTGGCGACCAGATTGCCCGGGACATCTGGAACAAGATTGAAAAGATGGAAATCGACGTTCCTCCAGCGGTATTTGCTGCCTACTGCGGCGGTCTCGCAGGCAATGGCAACTTGCAGGAGGTGCAGAGCACAATCAGAACCATGAAGCGAGCTGTAGGGTATGGGCCTGATGCGATGAC ACTTGGCATCCCTTTCAACGCGTTGCCTGGCCAAGGGCTCCAGCGTGATTTCGAGGCATGGGCAAAGAAGCAGTTCCCGGAAGAATGGGCCGAGGTGGAGAAGTTCCGCTACTACTACACGGCGGAGAAGTTGAAGAGGTTCAAGCTGCAGCGGGTGCTGAAGGCATGA